A stretch of the Planktothricoides raciborskii GIHE-MW2 genome encodes the following:
- a CDS encoding phage/plasmid primase, P4 family — MSTQSISKAETIMKISQPDKILFDLSSSNNFTTKDELVNLFKGAHPLIPDDLLEWMAADLSASAIAPEIALANFKPVYDDEKIAQFLGWKSYKGEPGWLSGDSLERQFKPRKPLLLDGKPAKYLTSKGGYDAALLKGIDWDAIADDPTKPIIITEGAKKAASLISQGLIAVSLPGVNMGHLKGGCGTKLVPGLDLLARSGRHFCIAFDADIVSKPQVRSALKSLAETLINKDCTVSVWTWDISIGKGIDDVIANGKYNQVKETQHDVWLQKLEKQFNSESRKGDSKRSAVRKNDNNFADEIAEEYQGKLIWESYPSRWMMYGKEQDGMWSEIHSDSVNRMIVSYLDVNNEAYTDKKVKSISALLRIKLSTDNWKMSPDLIPYRDGVFDLKTNQLKSHSPGYRFTWQLPYPYQSQNDNWNKINEWLDFATQNNQRNKQTLIAYMAATLRGRSDLQKFLYLQGHGGSGKGTFIRLLVDLIGKNNIHSSSLSDWNGNRFETANAYQKRLTVFPDEDSKVNNYAKFLKLTGQDDLRAEEKGKKAFCYRYDGMVVMASNKSVFVGGASSAIARRMILVPFNAKVNPSQVRDLNADFQDELPAFSRYLLSLDNRWISRTLKGDNSCTGLITSDSWETQFNSDGLAAWFDECVVVDQEGQEQIGSKKADSTSSLRDCTTLYESYTLYCYQNNYQPKNSRNFSTDLLELTQRTLGLDIKKQRNQSYRVITGLRLRNFQSDKEIPTYGEILESANEAHHHAMSDGMSDTMSGGMSDETLAVTEDVGCVGSSDTSFSSENTAATKTEASASDETSLVRKELAFYTTSLIKELEELGVSPEEVQSKLTKWYGVKYRPQLNIQQLVDFSEKLRTWLKDLRSHS; from the coding sequence ATGTCTACTCAATCTATCTCTAAAGCAGAAACGATCATGAAAATTTCCCAGCCTGACAAAATTCTATTTGACTTAAGCTCAAGTAATAATTTTACCACTAAAGATGAGCTTGTCAACCTATTTAAAGGTGCTCATCCATTGATTCCAGATGATTTACTGGAATGGATGGCGGCAGATTTAAGCGCCAGCGCGATCGCCCCTGAAATCGCCTTAGCCAATTTTAAACCAGTTTACGACGACGAAAAAATTGCACAGTTCCTAGGCTGGAAATCTTATAAAGGGGAACCAGGTTGGCTGAGTGGTGATTCTTTGGAACGGCAATTTAAGCCCAGGAAACCGCTTCTTCTGGATGGCAAACCAGCCAAGTACCTTACTTCCAAGGGCGGCTATGATGCGGCATTGCTTAAGGGGATTGACTGGGATGCGATCGCTGACGACCCCACAAAACCTATTATCATCACTGAAGGTGCCAAAAAAGCAGCAAGTTTAATCAGTCAAGGACTGATAGCTGTTTCCTTGCCAGGTGTTAATATGGGACATCTTAAAGGGGGATGCGGCACAAAGCTTGTCCCTGGTCTTGACCTTTTGGCTAGATCAGGACGACATTTTTGCATAGCTTTTGATGCAGATATCGTCAGTAAGCCACAAGTGAGAAGCGCACTTAAAAGTCTTGCTGAAACACTCATCAACAAAGATTGCACCGTGAGTGTTTGGACTTGGGATATCTCAATCGGTAAAGGTATAGATGATGTAATTGCCAACGGAAAATACAACCAAGTGAAAGAAACTCAACACGATGTCTGGTTACAAAAACTGGAGAAACAGTTTAACTCCGAGTCGCGGAAAGGTGACTCAAAGCGTTCTGCCGTCCGAAAAAATGACAATAATTTTGCTGATGAGATTGCTGAAGAATACCAAGGCAAACTTATCTGGGAATCTTACCCTAGCCGTTGGATGATGTATGGCAAAGAGCAGGACGGGATGTGGTCAGAAATTCACTCCGATTCTGTCAACCGCATGATCGTGTCTTATCTGGATGTCAATAATGAGGCTTACACAGATAAAAAAGTTAAATCAATTTCTGCCTTGTTAAGAATAAAACTCAGCACCGATAATTGGAAGATGTCGCCCGACCTGATCCCATATCGTGATGGAGTTTTTGACCTTAAAACCAACCAACTTAAATCCCATTCCCCTGGTTATCGTTTTACGTGGCAATTGCCCTACCCATATCAGTCTCAAAATGACAACTGGAACAAAATTAATGAGTGGCTAGATTTTGCTACTCAAAACAACCAACGAAATAAACAAACTTTAATCGCTTACATGGCGGCCACTTTGCGTGGACGTTCAGACTTGCAAAAGTTTCTGTATTTACAGGGGCATGGCGGTAGCGGTAAAGGGACTTTTATTCGGTTGCTTGTTGACCTCATTGGTAAAAATAATATCCATTCCAGCAGCCTGAGTGACTGGAATGGCAACCGCTTTGAGACCGCCAATGCCTATCAGAAACGTCTTACGGTGTTCCCGGATGAAGACAGCAAAGTAAACAATTATGCTAAATTTCTCAAGCTGACGGGTCAGGATGATTTAAGAGCAGAGGAAAAAGGAAAAAAAGCATTTTGTTATCGATATGACGGAATGGTCGTCATGGCATCGAACAAATCTGTGTTTGTGGGGGGTGCCAGCAGTGCGATCGCGCGTCGAATGATTCTCGTTCCGTTCAATGCAAAAGTTAACCCCAGTCAGGTACGCGACCTTAACGCTGACTTCCAAGATGAACTTCCTGCGTTCTCTCGTTACTTGCTGAGTCTGGATAACAGATGGATATCCCGTACTCTCAAGGGGGACAACAGTTGCACGGGATTGATTACGTCAGATTCATGGGAAACTCAATTTAATTCTGATGGCCTAGCTGCATGGTTTGATGAGTGCGTGGTCGTGGATCAAGAAGGCCAGGAACAAATTGGCAGCAAAAAAGCTGACTCAACGAGCAGTCTGCGAGACTGCACTACGCTTTACGAGAGTTACACTTTGTATTGCTATCAAAACAACTATCAACCTAAAAACAGTCGAAATTTTAGCACTGACTTACTCGAATTAACACAACGTACCTTGGGCCTAGATATCAAAAAACAACGTAACCAATCTTATCGTGTTATTACAGGATTGCGTTTACGCAATTTCCAATCTGATAAAGAAATCCCCACTTACGGCGAAATATTAGAATCTGCCAACGAAGCTCATCACCACGCCATGTCGGATGGAATGTCGGATACGATGTCGGGTGGAATGTCGGATGAAACCCTTGCCGTGACTGAGGATGTCGGGTGTGTCGGGTCAAGCGACACTTCTTTTTCTAGTGAAAACACAGCGGCCACAAAAACAGAGGCAAGCGCCTCTGATGAAACTAGCTTGGTCAGGAAAGAACTGGCTTTTTACACAACATCTCTCATCAAGGAACTCGAAGAGCTTGGAGTCTCACCAGAAGAAGTTCAAAGTAAGCTGACAAAGTGGTATGGAGTAAAATATCGCCCACAACTTAACATTCAGCAGTTAGTTGACTTTAGCGAGAAGTTGCGTACTTGGCTCAAAGATTTGCGATCGCATTCTTAG